The genomic region GGCTTATATAGAAGCGGTGTAGCTGCAGTGTCGTAGTAAATGTTTTTAAGTGAGCTAACCGATCCGATCTCCTTTTGCTTCAAAGGAATTCGGCCACCCAGGTGAGCAAGAATAACCACTTGGTCAGGCCAGCTGGTAGCCATTTGGACATAGTCTTCTAGAGGTGTATCTATTTTTCCCGGATGCGGTTTCGAGTCGGGTTCGGTCACGTGGAGGTTAATCGGAAATGATTTATCTTTTATGAAATTGAGGATTTTCTGCCAACAGTCGTCTCTTAAAGAGAACCCTTGAGCTTGCGGGTGGATTTCACCGAGGCCGAGAAAGCCTGTATCAATTGCCCAACTAATTTCCTCAATCGCTGCATCTGAGTTCTGCGGTTGGACCGTTACGAACGCTTTTAACCTATTGGGATATTTCTTAATCAGCTTAGCGTAAAAACGATTGTGCATCTGGCATGTTTGATGATTTTCCCAATACCAGCCTAGGAGGACGACGGTTTCAATTTCTGCCATATCCATTGAATTTAGAAGTTGTTCTTCTGTTGCCCATCCTTGGATCGAAGGCCGATCAGATGGCGCAACACAGGCCTTCCAAATGGGTTCATTCGATGAGTCAGCCCAAATCGCGGGCGACTTTTGCATTTCCTCCGGAAATAGATGGATGTGGCTGTCCCAGTTACGATTCATTGAATTTTAATAAAATAAAATAATCAAAATTAAAGAAATGTCTCGGAATTTATAACAATGTCCTAATTAGTATTCCCCCAGCCAGACATTCTGTTTTCGGCTTATGTTCATCCCATTTAACTAGTTAGCGTATCAAATATACCGCATGGAGATTCGTAAACACCCATTCGTAACCAAATTTCCTAAAACAGAAGCTGAGCAGATCGTCGCTTCTTCAAAAATCCAAGTCTATAAGGCCGGAACTGTAATATTTGAAGAAGACAGCATTTCAAACCTGCTCTACCTCTTGCTTGAAGGAGATGTTGATTTTCTTAAGAAAACCAACACCGGAAAATACAGTCCCGTAAGTTCTGCGGAAGCAGGTTCTTTTTTTGGTGAGCTAGGTATCCTTACCGGAGAAAGTCGGAAGCTCAGAGCTAAGGCGCGAAATGACGTTCGTGTGGGTGAAGTGCCGGGGGCGCTCCTTTTGGATTTTCTAAAGAAAAGTTCACCATTCCTTTTGGAAGTTTTGAATAATGTTACCACGCACCTCAAGACAACTACGGATCATTATCTGCAGGAACGGATTCAAAAAGAAAAGCTTCAGGCTGTGGGGCAAATGGTTCGGTCTATTGTCCATGATTTGAGAAATCCCTTTTCCATCATTTCCCTCGCCACCTACATGATTGGTCAGGAGCACGATGATAAGAAAACACAGGAGCAATGTGACCTTATTAAGGATCAGACCAATTACGTGATGGCGTTGGCTGAAGATATCACTGCCTTTTCGGAAGGTTATAAAAGCCTTAAGAAAATTACAGTTTCCATGAAAGACATGTTCGCGAAATTTCAAACGAAGCATGAGCATATTCTTAAAACCTCTACCTGCCCGATTGAATTTATTGATAACGATCTTTCGGCCAATTTGGATCAGGAAAAAATGATTCGGGTGCTCAAGAATCTTGTTGAAAATGCCATTGAATCGGTAGACACGAAATCCAACGGTCGTATACGTGTTCTGGCGCGCGCAAAAGATGGAGAACTGTCGCTTTCTGTTGCCGATAATGGTCGTGGAATTCCTGAAGATATCAGAGAATATTTATTCGAACCATTTGCTGCTCCTCCAGGTGGTAAGGAGGGTTCTGGACTCGGAGCTGCCATCGCAAAATCTGTGGTTGAAGCACACAATGGACGTCTGACTTACGCGTCGGAAACGGGTAAAGGTACCACCTTTACAATACGTATTCCGATCGAGTAATCCTACTTTGGCATTTATGGGGAGACAGATGGACGAAAATCCAGCTGATCATTTTGTTTCCATTTTTAATATTGGCTTCAGGAAATGCTTTTTAGGCTCTGAGCAAACTGTTTAATTCTCAATAATTATGGCTGTTAAAAAAGTTGCACTACTCACTGCAGGCGGACTCGCTCCCTGCTTATCTTCTGCCGTTGGTGGATTGATTGAACGTTACACAGAATTGGCACCTGATGTTGAAATCATTTGTTATCGAAGTGGTTATAAGGGCCTGCTCCTGGGTGATAGTTTTTCAGTGACCTATTCGATGCGCGAACAGGCTGGAATTCTTCATCGGCATGGTGGAAGCCCCATTGGGAATAGCCGTGTCAAGTTAACCAATGTCGAAGATTGTATTAAACGTGGACTTATTAAAGAAGGTCAAAACCCATTGGAAGTTGCCGCTGAACGTTTGGAAAAGGATGGGGTTGATGTTTTACACACTATTGGAGGTGACGACACAAACACCACGGCAGCTGATTTAGCTGCTTTCCTGGCGAAAAACAACTATGACCTCACCGTCGTGGGTCTACCTAAAACTATTGATAACGATGTAATTCCTATAAGGCAAAGTTTAGGTGCCTGGACAGCTGCTGAGCATGGCGCGCGATTTTTTGACAACGTGGTTGCTGAACATAATGCAAATCCACGCATGCTCATTATCCACGAAGTTATGGGCCGCCACTGTGGCTGGTTAACGGCAGCAACCGCTGTTGAGTATCGCAAGGGGCTGGATCAAATGGATTTTGTTCCGGACATCGGATTATCGAAAGCACGAAAGGACGTACATGCAGTGTTTGTTCCTGAAATGAGCCTCGATATCGACGCCGAGGCAAAACGCCTGCGCGCTATCATGGATGAAATCGACAACGTTAATATCTTTATCAGCGAAGGCGCAGGTGTTGATTCCATCATTGCAGAAATGGAAGCGAGCGGTCAGGAAGTGCCCAGAGATGCCTTTGGTCATGCGAAACTCGATGCCGTAAATCCCGGTCAATGGTTTGCAAAGCAATTTGCCGCCAAACTAAATGCTGAAAAAGTCCTCGTTCAAAAGAGCGGGTACTATAGCCGTGCTGCTCCTGCCAATGCAGAAGATCTTCGTTTAATAAAATCCTGTACCGACCTCGCAGTCGATTGCGCGATGCGTCGTGAAGGAGGAGTCATTGGTCACGACGAAGATCAAGGAAACATCCTTCGTGCCATCGAGTTCGAAAGAATAAAAGGAGGAAAACCATTCGATACCGAGCAAGCTTGGTTCGGAGACCTGCTCTCAGCTATCGGCCAAGCTAAAGGTTCCAAGCTTAGTCATTAAACAGCCTTGGATATTTTGAGAAAAAAGCCCCAGCGTTAAATGCTGACGGCTTTCTCGATTTAACTATTACGATAATTTAAGAGCTTTCTAGGTACTGGCTGCGAGCTGGTTTTCAATCCATTCTTTTAGTATTGGCTCTGGTAGAGCTCCCACTTGTTCGCTAACGGGTTCACCGTTTACAAAAAGCTTCAGGTTTGGGATTCCGCGAATCTGGTATCGTGCTGCAATGTCCTGATTCTCATCGGTGTTGACTTTGACTAGCGACCATTTGCCTTCTGCCTCAGAGGCCAGTTTTTCAATAACGGGTCCAAGCATGCGACAAGGTCCACACCAAGGTGCCCAAAAGTCTACTACAACCGGTTCCCTGTGGCTGCGTGCGATTACATCTGTTTCAAAATTAGTTACTTCGTATGACATGATATTTAATTTGGTTTTGCAGGGTTAGTGTATGATGAGCAGCATTCCTTTCACAAACACCTATGAATCAAAAAAATCTCGATAAACACCTGCTCAAATTAAAAGCCTGTCACCGCTGTCCCAAGATGCATAAACCAGTAGTGGTTGGAGAGGCAGCTTTGAGTAAGGTGATACTGGTGGGGCAGGCACCTGGAGTGAAAGAGCCTGTATTGCAGCGTCCGTTTGGATGGACTGCAGGCAAAACTTTATTTCGGTGGTTTAAAGAAGGAGTTGGTATTGAGGAACCAGCATTTCGTGAATGGGTCTATATGGCGGCGGTGTGTCGCTGTTATCCTGGAAAAAATCCCAAAGGGGGTGATCGTGTTCCCGATCCAGAAGAAATAGAAAACTGCGCTGGCTGGTTGAAGGATGAGCTGCAACTATTGAAACCGGAATTAGTGATTCCCGTTGGTAAGCTGGCTATTCAACAATTTGTATCTTTTGGAAAACTTACCGATGCAATCGGCGAAACATTCAGGATAAAGAGGTGGGGTGTGTCGTTCGATATGATACCTTTGCCTCATCCCTCGGGTGCGTCGACTTGGCATCGAATGGAACCCGGAAAAGCGCTTACACAAAAGGCTCTAAAGAAACTAAAAAATCATCCATCCTTTAAGGCAGTTTTAGCTCAAGCAAAAATCCAGGATTGAGTTCAATTTTCTAACCAGACATCGCGTCAAGGATTCCGGATGTTCTTATGGTTTGGCTTTCAATCGCAAGTGATAAGTCTTCTTTGCTCCCCCAGATTTCTACGGATTCACGACTTCGAGAAATGGCGGTGTAAATTAGTTCTCGAGTAAGTAGCGGAGATTTTCCTGGAGGAATAATAAAGGTTACTTTAATGTATTCAGATCCCTGCGACTTATGAACCGTTAATGCGTAGGCTAGTTCGAAATTTGGAAGTACTGATATCGGGAACCGTTTTAGTTCCTCTTCCTTACTGTCTTTGAAATAAGCGAATAAGTCATCCGGTCGATCGGGAGATGCGAAGAGTATGCCGAGATCACCGTTAAACAGTCGTTGAGAATAACTATTTTCTGTAATGAGGATGGGTTGTCCTGAGAAGTATGTAGTGTGTGGTGGTATTTTAAATTTGGAGCGAATAAGTGATTCTATGGCCATATTTAGTCTTTCCACGCCGAAGCTTCCATTTCGGATGGGTGTCAGAATCGTTTGATGTTCTACAAGCTTGAGGGCTTCCTCCGGTGACTCCGCCATTGATACATTAATGAAATGAGACGTTACCGAGGACTCCAATGCCTGGGATAGCTTTTGAGGAGCTGGCAAAGGCAATAGTCGAAGTTCGTTGTTGCCTGGTTCCACAATCGACAAGGTTTCTGCAGAATTTCCTTCTTTAATAGCCTCGCATGCCAGGAATAACGGACTGTCGTTTCCAAACCGAAAATTCTGGTTGAGCTCAATGACTCTCAAGGCCAAAGCT from Verrucomicrobiota bacterium harbors:
- a CDS encoding amidohydrolase family protein is translated as MNRNWDSHIHLFPEEMQKSPAIWADSSNEPIWKACVAPSDRPSIQGWATEEQLLNSMDMAEIETVVLLGWYWENHQTCQMHNRFYAKLIKKYPNRLKAFVTVQPQNSDAAIEEISWAIDTGFLGLGEIHPQAQGFSLRDDCWQKILNFIKDKSFPINLHVTEPDSKPHPGKIDTPLEDYVQMATSWPDQVVILAHLGGRIPLKQKEIGSVSSLKNIYYDTAATPLLYKPELLKEIAEEVGIAQILFGSDYPLRVFPREQKIPEFSKSVQFIRDSGLTEKDLERVLSSNAKRLFSVRK
- a CDS encoding ATP-binding protein; the protein is MEIRKHPFVTKFPKTEAEQIVASSKIQVYKAGTVIFEEDSISNLLYLLLEGDVDFLKKTNTGKYSPVSSAEAGSFFGELGILTGESRKLRAKARNDVRVGEVPGALLLDFLKKSSPFLLEVLNNVTTHLKTTTDHYLQERIQKEKLQAVGQMVRSIVHDLRNPFSIISLATYMIGQEHDDKKTQEQCDLIKDQTNYVMALAEDITAFSEGYKSLKKITVSMKDMFAKFQTKHEHILKTSTCPIEFIDNDLSANLDQEKMIRVLKNLVENAIESVDTKSNGRIRVLARAKDGELSLSVADNGRGIPEDIREYLFEPFAAPPGGKEGSGLGAAIAKSVVEAHNGRLTYASETGKGTTFTIRIPIE
- a CDS encoding pyrophosphate--fructose-6-phosphate 1-phosphotransferase, with protein sequence MAVKKVALLTAGGLAPCLSSAVGGLIERYTELAPDVEIICYRSGYKGLLLGDSFSVTYSMREQAGILHRHGGSPIGNSRVKLTNVEDCIKRGLIKEGQNPLEVAAERLEKDGVDVLHTIGGDDTNTTAADLAAFLAKNNYDLTVVGLPKTIDNDVIPIRQSLGAWTAAEHGARFFDNVVAEHNANPRMLIIHEVMGRHCGWLTAATAVEYRKGLDQMDFVPDIGLSKARKDVHAVFVPEMSLDIDAEAKRLRAIMDEIDNVNIFISEGAGVDSIIAEMEASGQEVPRDAFGHAKLDAVNPGQWFAKQFAAKLNAEKVLVQKSGYYSRAAPANAEDLRLIKSCTDLAVDCAMRREGGVIGHDEDQGNILRAIEFERIKGGKPFDTEQAWFGDLLSAIGQAKGSKLSH
- the trxA gene encoding thioredoxin, which encodes MSYEVTNFETDVIARSHREPVVVDFWAPWCGPCRMLGPVIEKLASEAEGKWSLVKVNTDENQDIAARYQIRGIPNLKLFVNGEPVSEQVGALPEPILKEWIENQLAAST
- a CDS encoding uracil-DNA glycosylase family protein, whose product is MNQKNLDKHLLKLKACHRCPKMHKPVVVGEAALSKVILVGQAPGVKEPVLQRPFGWTAGKTLFRWFKEGVGIEEPAFREWVYMAAVCRCYPGKNPKGGDRVPDPEEIENCAGWLKDELQLLKPELVIPVGKLAIQQFVSFGKLTDAIGETFRIKRWGVSFDMIPLPHPSGASTWHRMEPGKALTQKALKKLKNHPSFKAVLAQAKIQD